A region from the Sandaracinus amylolyticus genome encodes:
- a CDS encoding diiron oxygenase, with product MPLDAARGMSTARGKWGTMLDLAYDYESCVRASEKVSWAIDDVMPRGTRLDFTRPFLPRALAGRDTHAFLDARAERVLNQINGNAYLNLFALVEEYILALMMQHARAELFGDHDAVRALLRFADEEAKHQKLFQRYGDAFRRDSGYATEVLRGASDVANVVLSKSPIAVMMVTLHLEIMTQAHYVECVRDDDTIDPFFSKLLRMHWLEESQHARIDALELDKLLRLATRGQIEQAFTEYLELVSAIDALLAEQAEMDERVLARALERTFEASERAAIVASQHAGYRRTFLTFGMTNAMFTRHLEAIWPAGAARVKGRAIELQG from the coding sequence GTGCCGCTCGACGCGGCGCGCGGCATGAGCACGGCGCGCGGGAAGTGGGGGACGATGCTCGATCTCGCGTACGACTACGAATCGTGCGTCCGCGCGTCCGAGAAGGTCTCGTGGGCGATCGACGACGTGATGCCGCGGGGCACTCGCCTCGACTTCACGCGACCCTTCCTCCCGCGCGCGCTCGCCGGGCGCGACACCCACGCGTTCCTCGACGCGCGCGCGGAGCGCGTGCTGAACCAGATCAACGGCAACGCGTACCTGAACCTCTTCGCGTTGGTCGAGGAGTACATCCTCGCGCTGATGATGCAGCACGCGCGCGCCGAGCTCTTCGGAGACCACGACGCCGTCCGCGCGCTGCTGCGCTTCGCCGACGAAGAGGCGAAGCACCAGAAGCTCTTCCAGCGCTACGGCGACGCGTTCCGCCGCGACTCCGGCTACGCGACCGAGGTGCTCCGAGGCGCGTCGGACGTCGCGAACGTCGTGCTCAGCAAGAGCCCCATCGCCGTGATGATGGTGACGCTCCACCTCGAGATCATGACGCAGGCGCACTACGTCGAGTGCGTGCGCGACGACGACACGATCGATCCGTTCTTCTCGAAGCTGCTGCGCATGCACTGGCTCGAGGAGTCGCAGCACGCGCGCATCGACGCGCTCGAGCTCGACAAGCTGCTGCGGCTCGCGACGCGCGGGCAGATCGAGCAGGCGTTCACCGAGTACCTCGAGCTCGTGAGCGCGATCGACGCGCTCCTCGCCGAGCAGGCGGAGATGGACGAGCGCGTCCTGGCGCGTGCGCTCGAGCGCACGTTCGAGGCGTCCGAGCGCGCGGCGATCGTCGCGTCGCAGCACGCCGGATACCGGCGCACGTTCCTGACGTTCGGGATGACGAACGCGATGTTCACGCGGCACCTCGAGGCGATCTGGCCGGCGGGCGCAGCGCGCGTGAAGGGCCGCGCGATCGAGCTCCAGGGCTGA
- a CDS encoding RNA polymerase sigma factor: MSDALRLDALADWVHLSPGTQDDRVMLERLVARLRGGDDRVLERVVRELVPSVRRWAYRLLGPHPELDDAIQDSLAEIASALPRFEGRSSVATLSHRIVVRTVARYYGRRRARGDHDVETLPDETSCPERALSSRQRVARLYAHLDALSEPRRTAFVLCAMEEMSPSEAAAIVGCTPLAMRSRLFDARRELEARIAKDAALRRER; encoded by the coding sequence ATGAGCGACGCGCTGCGGCTCGATGCGCTCGCCGACTGGGTGCACCTGTCACCGGGCACACAGGACGACCGCGTGATGCTCGAGCGCCTCGTCGCGCGGCTGCGAGGAGGCGACGACCGCGTGCTCGAGCGCGTGGTGCGCGAGCTCGTGCCCTCGGTGCGGCGCTGGGCGTACCGCCTGCTCGGACCGCATCCCGAGCTCGACGACGCGATCCAGGACTCGCTCGCGGAGATCGCGTCGGCGCTGCCTCGCTTCGAAGGGCGCTCGAGCGTCGCGACGCTCTCGCATCGCATCGTGGTGCGCACCGTCGCGCGCTACTACGGGCGAAGGCGCGCGCGCGGCGATCACGACGTCGAGACGCTCCCCGACGAAACGAGCTGTCCCGAGCGCGCGCTCTCGTCGCGACAGCGCGTCGCGCGGCTCTACGCGCACCTCGACGCGCTCTCCGAGCCGCGGCGCACGGCCTTCGTGCTCTGCGCGATGGAGGAGATGTCGCCGAGCGAGGCGGCGGCGATCGTCGGGTGCACGCCGCTCGCGATGCGCAGCCGGTTGTTCGATGCGCGGCGCGAGCTCGAGGCGCGGATCGCGAAGGACGCGGCGCTGAGGAGGGAGCGATGA
- a CDS encoding FecR family protein yields MSELDELLEDARALEPRHGEADDASLARRAVLAGRARARARAWRARIALLGAGVAIAAIALLAWTPEKARRETVAHEIVELTLPTGDRLATTGDARFEVRSAERARRIHLAQGAAMFDVAPLGPGSSFEVSTPHAIVAVRGTVFVVEVGARATSVRVYEGHVEVRARGERLALHAGDHVHRDAATQRSARLERRAREAADRRARVARIAAPEPDADQAHASDPPAASPRPRATRRAHPTTTRAEPAIDPTERRDAARAHLLQGDPAAALAALPPPPERDGEWTLLEADALRALGRDAEAAHTYERAARTLPPGLARSAGFLAAELYLRRLHDPARALAALDASRVDAEGTALRERALVLRAEAQLASDRRTELTETARRYLDAYPNGPRAAWMQLHAQ; encoded by the coding sequence ATGAGCGAGCTCGACGAGCTGCTCGAGGACGCGCGCGCGCTCGAGCCTCGGCACGGCGAGGCCGACGATGCGTCGCTCGCGAGGCGTGCCGTGCTCGCCGGCCGCGCGCGAGCACGCGCGAGGGCGTGGCGCGCCCGGATCGCGCTCCTCGGAGCGGGGGTCGCGATCGCCGCGATCGCGCTGCTCGCGTGGACGCCCGAGAAGGCGCGGCGCGAGACGGTCGCGCACGAGATCGTCGAGCTCACGCTGCCCACCGGCGATCGGCTCGCGACGACGGGCGATGCGCGCTTCGAGGTCCGCTCCGCCGAGCGCGCGCGACGCATCCATCTCGCGCAGGGCGCCGCGATGTTCGACGTCGCGCCGCTCGGGCCGGGATCGTCGTTCGAGGTGTCGACGCCGCACGCGATCGTCGCGGTGCGCGGCACGGTGTTCGTCGTCGAGGTCGGAGCGCGCGCGACCTCGGTGCGCGTCTACGAGGGACACGTCGAGGTTCGTGCGCGCGGCGAGCGCCTCGCGCTGCACGCGGGAGACCACGTCCATCGCGACGCTGCGACCCAGCGGAGCGCGCGGCTGGAACGCCGCGCCCGCGAAGCCGCCGATCGACGCGCGCGCGTCGCGCGCATCGCGGCACCGGAGCCCGACGCGGACCAAGCACACGCGTCGGATCCGCCTGCTGCATCACCGCGCCCTCGCGCCACGCGACGCGCGCATCCGACGACGACGCGCGCGGAGCCCGCGATCGACCCCACCGAGCGGCGCGACGCGGCGCGCGCCCACCTGCTGCAAGGCGATCCCGCGGCCGCGCTCGCCGCGCTGCCGCCGCCGCCCGAGCGCGACGGAGAATGGACGCTGCTCGAAGCCGACGCACTGCGCGCGCTCGGTCGCGATGCCGAGGCCGCGCACACCTACGAGCGCGCCGCGCGCACGCTGCCTCCCGGCCTCGCGCGGAGCGCGGGGTTCCTCGCGGCCGAGCTCTACCTGCGTCGCTTGCACGATCCCGCGCGCGCGCTCGCCGCGCTCGACGCGAGCCGCGTCGACGCGGAAGGCACCGCGCTGCGCGAGCGCGCGCTGGTGCTCCGCGCCGAGGCGCAGCTCGCGAGCGATCGTCGCACCGAGCTCACCGAGACCGCGCGCCGCTACCTCGATGCGTACCCGAACGGCCCGCGCGCCGCGTGGATGCAGCTCCACGCGCAGTGA
- a CDS encoding DUF1552 domain-containing protein, with protein MGRFTLNRRTVLRGMLGGAAIAVALPPLEAMFDVNGTAYAGGETIPKRFGVFFWGNGVKKDRWNPSGTGADYPLSPALEPLAAVKDYVSVVSGMDIKTGNERGHHAGAVGILSGSPMISQDPMGAPYASTFSAPSIDQVVARAFAETSPTRFRSLEIGITQQVVRGEGTTLHYLSHNGPDNANPPIYSPRAVFDRIFGDGFTDPSTTPTIDPRLALRRSILDAVMSDARAIESRVSSTDRMRIQQHLESVRTLERQIELIETMPPPIDACMRPEAPGTFDSFDYRPISRTMSDLVAMALACDQTRVFSNMFSGGVSLAVYRALGAGENHHSLSHDEAGDQPMMQNITRYIMEEFAYQLEALRAIPVGDGNLLDHCAILASSDVADGRAHSIDDYPVLVAGRAGGRLRSGVHVRRLGDNTSKILLSILQALDLPFTQFGNRGGQVSETVSELMA; from the coding sequence ATGGGACGCTTCACGCTCAATCGGCGCACGGTCCTCCGCGGGATGCTCGGTGGCGCGGCGATCGCCGTCGCGCTTCCGCCGCTCGAGGCGATGTTCGACGTGAACGGCACCGCGTACGCGGGTGGCGAGACCATCCCGAAGCGGTTCGGCGTCTTCTTCTGGGGCAACGGGGTCAAGAAGGACCGCTGGAACCCCAGCGGCACCGGGGCCGACTATCCCCTCTCGCCGGCGCTCGAGCCGCTCGCGGCGGTGAAGGACTACGTCTCGGTCGTCAGCGGGATGGACATCAAGACCGGCAACGAGCGCGGTCACCACGCGGGCGCGGTCGGCATCCTCTCGGGCTCGCCGATGATCTCGCAGGACCCGATGGGCGCGCCCTACGCGTCGACGTTCAGCGCGCCGAGCATCGACCAGGTCGTCGCGCGCGCGTTCGCGGAGACGTCGCCCACGCGCTTCCGCTCGCTGGAGATCGGCATCACGCAGCAGGTCGTGCGCGGCGAGGGCACGACGCTCCACTACCTCTCGCACAACGGCCCGGACAACGCGAACCCGCCGATCTACTCGCCGCGCGCGGTGTTCGATCGGATCTTCGGCGACGGGTTCACCGATCCCTCGACGACGCCGACGATCGATCCGCGCCTCGCGCTGCGCCGCTCGATCCTCGACGCGGTGATGAGCGACGCGCGCGCGATCGAGTCGCGCGTGTCCTCGACGGATCGCATGCGGATCCAGCAGCACCTCGAGAGCGTGCGGACGCTGGAGCGGCAGATCGAGCTCATCGAGACGATGCCGCCGCCGATCGACGCGTGCATGCGCCCCGAGGCGCCGGGCACGTTCGACTCGTTCGACTACCGCCCGATCTCGCGCACGATGAGCGACCTCGTCGCGATGGCGCTCGCGTGCGACCAGACGCGCGTCTTCTCGAACATGTTCAGCGGCGGCGTCAGCCTCGCGGTGTATCGCGCGCTCGGCGCCGGCGAGAACCACCACAGCCTCAGCCACGACGAGGCCGGTGATCAGCCGATGATGCAGAACATCACGCGCTACATCATGGAGGAGTTCGCGTACCAGCTCGAAGCGCTGCGCGCGATCCCGGTGGGCGACGGGAACCTGCTCGACCACTGCGCGATCCTGGCGAGCAGCGACGTGGCGGACGGTCGCGCGCACTCGATCGACGACTACCCGGTGCTGGTCGCGGGCCGCGCCGGCGGGCGGCTGCGCTCGGGCGTGCACGTGCGTCGGCTGGGCGACAACACGAGCAAGATCCTGCTCTCGATCCTGCAGGCGCTCGATCTGCCGTTCACCCAGTTCGGCAATCGCGGCGGTCAGGTGAGCGAGACGGTGAGCGAGCTGATGGCGTGA
- a CDS encoding DUF1592 domain-containing protein produces the protein MLLVTAGLLALGGCVGDLGDSRGVGPGGWNGGPEPIPATTQPVQAAMRRLTAVQYDATMRALFGDDVQVDAELEADTPVNGFVAIGSARTTISPRAAELYESAALRIAESELTDPARRGDVVPCTPSGTVDSACAREFVETFGRRAWRRPLAVDEVTRYVAIADQSATVLGDFYEGLAMATAGLLQSPNFLFRVEIGEEADGRRRYSSVEMASRLSYLIWNAPPDEALLAAGERGDLVDAELLRAQAERMVAEERSRGALRDFFAELLRLEGLDRLPQDPDEFPAMSATIGAAMRESTLRTIEDHLLVEGGSYRDLFTTRTTFVNPELAALYGVEAPAEGEWARVELPDGPRAGLLGQASVLALFSHSHASSPTLRGKFVRETLLCQSIPPPPADVGELPEPSPELPTMRERLQEHRANPACASCHSITDPIGLALENFDAIGSFREQENGATIDPSGELDGTAFADARELGQAMASHPQLTACLVRNLYRYGTGHVETRGEEPTIRDLADAFAGEPELGALMVELVTSDGFRFAGSAD, from the coding sequence ATGCTGCTGGTGACTGCCGGCCTCCTCGCGCTCGGTGGGTGCGTCGGCGACCTCGGAGACTCGCGCGGTGTGGGTCCCGGAGGCTGGAACGGCGGTCCCGAGCCCATCCCCGCGACGACGCAGCCAGTGCAGGCCGCGATGCGGCGCCTGACGGCGGTGCAGTACGACGCGACGATGCGCGCGCTCTTCGGCGACGACGTCCAGGTCGACGCCGAGCTCGAGGCCGATACCCCGGTGAACGGCTTCGTCGCGATCGGCAGCGCGCGCACCACGATCTCGCCGCGCGCCGCCGAGCTCTACGAGTCGGCCGCGCTGCGCATCGCGGAGAGCGAGCTGACGGATCCCGCGCGTCGCGGCGACGTCGTGCCCTGCACGCCGAGCGGCACGGTCGACAGCGCGTGCGCGCGCGAGTTCGTCGAGACCTTCGGCCGCCGCGCGTGGCGCCGCCCGCTCGCGGTCGACGAGGTGACCCGCTACGTCGCGATCGCGGATCAGTCGGCGACGGTGCTCGGCGACTTCTACGAGGGCCTCGCGATGGCGACCGCGGGCCTGCTGCAGTCGCCGAACTTCCTCTTCCGCGTCGAGATCGGCGAAGAGGCCGACGGCCGCCGTCGCTACTCGAGCGTCGAGATGGCGTCGCGCCTCTCCTATCTCATCTGGAACGCGCCTCCGGACGAGGCGCTGCTCGCGGCCGGTGAGCGCGGCGATCTCGTCGACGCCGAGCTGCTCCGCGCGCAGGCCGAGCGCATGGTCGCGGAGGAGCGCAGCCGCGGCGCGCTGCGCGACTTCTTCGCGGAGCTGCTGCGCCTCGAGGGCCTCGATCGCCTGCCGCAGGATCCCGACGAGTTCCCCGCGATGAGCGCGACGATCGGCGCGGCGATGCGCGAGTCGACGCTGCGCACGATCGAGGATCACCTGCTCGTCGAGGGCGGCAGCTACCGCGACCTCTTCACCACGCGCACGACGTTCGTGAACCCCGAGCTCGCGGCGCTCTACGGCGTCGAGGCGCCGGCGGAGGGCGAGTGGGCGCGCGTCGAGCTGCCCGACGGTCCGCGCGCGGGTCTGCTCGGCCAGGCGTCGGTGCTCGCGCTCTTCTCGCACAGCCACGCGTCGTCGCCGACGCTGCGCGGCAAGTTCGTCCGCGAGACGCTGCTCTGCCAGTCGATCCCGCCCCCGCCCGCCGACGTCGGCGAGCTGCCCGAGCCGAGCCCCGAGCTGCCGACGATGCGCGAGCGCCTCCAGGAGCACCGCGCGAACCCGGCCTGCGCGAGCTGCCACTCGATCACCGACCCGATCGGCCTCGCGCTCGAGAACTTCGACGCGATCGGGAGCTTCCGCGAGCAGGAGAACGGCGCGACGATCGACCCGAGCGGCGAGCTCGACGGCACCGCGTTCGCCGACGCGCGCGAGCTCGGACAGGCGATGGCGTCGCACCCGCAGCTCACCGCGTGCTTGGTGCGCAACCTCTACCGCTACGGCACGGGTCACGTGGAGACGCGCGGCGAGGAGCCGACGATCCGCGACCTGGCCGATGCGTTCGCCGGCGAGCCCGAGCTGGGCGCGCTGATGGTCGAGCTCGTGACGAGCGATGGATTCCGTTTCGCAGGGAGCGCGGACTGA
- a CDS encoding serine/threonine-protein kinase, whose amino-acid sequence MAGIGSVLGGRWELVAPVGGGGMGTVWRARDRQGGDDVAVKLMAKHVRGLASFEERFSREAIACESVRHPNVVSVLGHGTTDENEPYLVLELLEGESLGWRIERTPPPMAREAIGWIVDALAGLEAVHAAGIVHRDLKPDNLFLANAPGGRTRVKLLDFGISRMTAAPPMGRAAQWDSLTRSGEMLGTPVYMAPEQGTNAHHVDHRADLFSVGAILYETLAGRAPFEGANVGEILLAVSADDPEPLHERVPAIGSEVSAVVARALAKSPDDRWPDARAMREALEIALRSVPADASCGFVIGSARMPQIHPQRARDEESKKTVRSEPPPGGRELPEDAGEVFGTETDRPPPSRRTMLAVALAMLGALAIFVAYVVLGGDP is encoded by the coding sequence GTGGCGGGGATCGGGTCGGTGCTCGGCGGTCGCTGGGAGCTCGTCGCGCCGGTGGGCGGCGGCGGGATGGGCACCGTCTGGCGCGCGCGCGATCGGCAGGGCGGCGACGACGTCGCGGTGAAGCTGATGGCGAAGCACGTGCGCGGCCTCGCGTCGTTCGAGGAGCGCTTCTCACGCGAGGCGATCGCGTGCGAGTCGGTGCGTCATCCGAACGTCGTCTCGGTGCTCGGCCACGGCACGACCGACGAGAACGAGCCCTATCTCGTGCTCGAGCTGCTCGAGGGCGAGAGCCTCGGCTGGAGGATCGAGCGAACGCCGCCGCCGATGGCGCGCGAGGCGATCGGATGGATCGTCGATGCGCTCGCGGGGCTCGAGGCGGTGCACGCGGCGGGGATCGTCCATCGCGATCTCAAGCCCGACAATCTCTTCCTCGCGAACGCGCCCGGCGGGCGCACGCGCGTGAAGCTGCTCGACTTCGGCATCTCGCGGATGACCGCCGCGCCGCCGATGGGTCGCGCCGCGCAGTGGGACTCGCTCACGCGGAGCGGCGAGATGCTCGGCACGCCGGTGTACATGGCCCCCGAGCAGGGCACCAACGCGCACCACGTCGATCACCGCGCGGACCTCTTCAGCGTCGGCGCGATCCTCTACGAGACGCTCGCGGGGCGCGCGCCGTTCGAGGGCGCGAACGTCGGTGAGATCCTGCTCGCGGTGTCGGCCGACGATCCCGAGCCGCTCCACGAGCGCGTGCCCGCGATCGGCTCCGAGGTGAGCGCGGTGGTCGCGCGCGCGCTCGCGAAGTCGCCCGACGATCGCTGGCCCGACGCACGCGCGATGCGCGAGGCGCTCGAGATCGCGCTGCGATCGGTGCCCGCGGACGCGTCGTGCGGGTTCGTGATCGGCAGCGCGCGGATGCCGCAGATCCATCCGCAGCGCGCGCGCGACGAGGAGTCGAAGAAGACGGTCCGCAGCGAGCCGCCTCCCGGAGGTCGCGAGCTGCCCGAGGACGCAGGCGAGGTGTTCGGGACCGAGACCGACCGGCCCCCGCCGTCGCGGCGCACGATGCTCGCGGTGGCGCTGGCGATGCTCGGCGCGCTCGCGATCTTCGTCGCGTACGTGGTGCTCGGAGGCGATCCCTGA
- a CDS encoding protein kinase domain-containing protein, whose product MRREALMVLAFGIVLTIAATALAHERAQQHDRQRLADRAERLGDALRDELGRPLEVLRAVPSFFAANDGVPSRAAFGVFVRDALARHQGIAALEWVPFVRDADRDALGLAITEQASDGTMQPRARDALYAPLLYAEPPDGIAFGYDLMSEPVRRASVLQARELGQPVGSRRLRLVEDPEGVFSLAVYLAVYEGGARPDAIANREARALGLAIALFRLRPLLEPLVAPVVREHVELALIDPDAPEDLRVLYETAPGVASDVTSFSREVEIPFAERSFRLVARPGAGFGGARTDTLVVLVVGLVLSVLLAWGASGIARVRALEDEVRSARRLGRYVLERKLGEGGTGVVYLAKHAMMKRPTAIKILRGADRERAARFEREVQMASRLVHPNTVQVWDYGRTPSGELYYAMEHVDGLPLDLVVREEGALPPGRVVRIVRAIAEALDEAHALGIVHRDVKPANAMIAVRAGTPDAVKVLDFGLGKMLGAELTDGAAFSHEGTMIGTPVYMAPEQISAPDRIDARADLYAVGALAYHLLTGTPPFVGETPLAVATMQLRAEVEPPSQRLGRALPAELEALVMRLLEKDRARRIASARALIEAIDALGGVVPFGDDAARAWWASRGEALRAKMVAEQAAGGGAVDVDVERRVA is encoded by the coding sequence GTGCGACGCGAGGCGCTGATGGTGCTCGCGTTCGGCATCGTGCTCACGATCGCCGCGACCGCGCTCGCGCACGAGCGCGCGCAGCAGCACGATCGCCAGCGCCTCGCGGATCGCGCCGAGCGCCTCGGAGACGCGCTGCGCGACGAGCTCGGCAGGCCGCTCGAGGTGCTGCGCGCGGTGCCGTCGTTCTTCGCGGCGAACGACGGCGTGCCGAGCCGCGCGGCGTTCGGCGTGTTCGTGCGCGATGCGCTGGCGCGTCACCAAGGGATCGCCGCGCTCGAGTGGGTGCCCTTCGTGCGCGATGCCGATCGCGACGCGCTCGGGCTCGCGATCACCGAGCAGGCGTCCGACGGTACGATGCAGCCCCGCGCGCGCGACGCGCTCTACGCGCCGCTGCTCTATGCCGAGCCGCCCGACGGCATCGCGTTCGGCTACGACCTGATGAGCGAGCCGGTGCGGCGCGCGAGCGTGCTCCAGGCGCGCGAGCTCGGACAGCCGGTGGGCTCGCGACGGCTGCGCCTCGTCGAAGATCCCGAGGGCGTGTTCTCGCTCGCGGTGTACCTCGCCGTCTACGAAGGCGGCGCGCGCCCCGACGCGATCGCGAACCGCGAGGCGCGCGCGCTCGGGCTCGCGATCGCGCTCTTCCGACTCCGTCCGTTGCTCGAGCCGCTGGTCGCGCCGGTGGTGCGCGAGCACGTCGAGCTCGCGCTGATCGATCCCGACGCGCCCGAGGATCTGCGGGTCCTCTACGAGACCGCGCCCGGCGTCGCGAGCGATGTCACGTCGTTCTCGCGCGAGGTGGAGATCCCGTTCGCGGAGCGCAGCTTCCGGCTCGTCGCGCGGCCCGGCGCGGGGTTCGGCGGCGCGCGCACGGACACGCTCGTGGTGCTCGTCGTGGGGCTCGTGCTGAGCGTGCTGCTCGCGTGGGGCGCGAGCGGCATCGCGCGGGTTCGCGCGCTCGAGGACGAGGTGCGCAGCGCGCGTCGGCTCGGTCGCTACGTCCTCGAGCGCAAGCTCGGCGAGGGCGGCACCGGCGTCGTCTATCTCGCGAAGCACGCGATGATGAAGCGGCCCACCGCGATCAAGATCCTGCGCGGCGCGGACCGCGAGCGGGCGGCGCGCTTCGAGCGCGAGGTGCAGATGGCCTCGCGCCTCGTGCACCCGAACACGGTGCAGGTCTGGGACTACGGCCGCACCCCGAGCGGCGAGCTCTACTACGCGATGGAGCACGTCGACGGGCTGCCGCTCGACCTCGTGGTGCGCGAAGAGGGCGCGCTGCCGCCGGGGCGCGTGGTGCGCATCGTGCGCGCGATCGCGGAGGCGCTCGACGAAGCGCACGCGCTCGGGATCGTGCACCGCGACGTGAAGCCCGCGAACGCGATGATCGCGGTGCGCGCGGGCACGCCCGACGCGGTGAAGGTGCTCGACTTCGGGCTCGGCAAGATGCTCGGCGCGGAGCTCACGGACGGCGCGGCGTTCTCGCACGAGGGCACGATGATCGGCACGCCGGTGTACATGGCGCCCGAGCAGATCAGCGCGCCCGATCGCATCGACGCACGCGCCGATCTCTACGCGGTCGGCGCGCTCGCGTACCACCTGCTCACGGGCACGCCGCCGTTCGTCGGCGAGACGCCGCTCGCGGTGGCGACGATGCAGCTGCGCGCGGAGGTGGAGCCGCCGAGCCAGCGCCTCGGGCGCGCGCTGCCTGCGGAGCTCGAGGCGCTGGTGATGCGGCTGCTCGAGAAGGATCGCGCCCGTCGCATCGCGAGCGCGCGCGCGCTGATCGAGGCGATCGACGCGCTCGGCGGCGTGGTGCCCTTCGGCGACGACGCGGCGCGCGCGTGGTGGGCGAGCCGCGGCGAGGCGCTGCGCGCGAAGATGGTCGCGGAGCAAGCGGCGGGCGGCGGCGCGGTCGACGTGGACGTCGAGCGCCGCGTCGCGTGA
- a CDS encoding proprotein convertase P-domain-containing protein gives MSLTNRRPFLLASLVALAGCANSPDDDLPLTYDEAPVSELGPLVDGIPPNAELPDESKADEVYPARFDLLETQTPVRNQGSRGVCSIFATAALMESLYISEGTITSPDFSEQYLQWSVKTEVGAFTNTDGSSAQRNLEAINRFGIVEESLWPYESRGWSTTQDAACTGENRPVRCWTNGEPPAAAREGMRWHLPAGRWIRSTPRSIQGHMVTKRTPVVVGGDFFYQAWNHGGSMLPTNGENSRRGIVMSPNDADIADSRMRPAGHAFLLVGWDSEMEVQRLDGEGNPVVDAMGRPVMERGFFMFKNSWGTTRFGTEGTQPDGYGWISFRYVEQYLTAYVSAVPTVRLPPETCNNTSDDDRDGAIDCEDSDCASDRACMDSTSETTHSAMPMVAIPDNTPAGVSSEIVVAEAGAISSLAVTVDITHTYRGDLQVRLERDGRVVTLLDRAGGADDHVQQTFSVADFNGVDAAGTWRLVVVDTASADVGTLSSWSLAITRCEGASCGGTEQTREHSATPAAAIPDDSTSGVTSDIVVSDAGTISRMSVTVGITHEFPMDLTVRLSRVGGREFVLLREASIDAGSFERTFAVEGFVGESVTGTWRLTVVDGARNDVGTLDRWSMSVTTR, from the coding sequence ATGTCGCTCACGAACCGCCGCCCATTCCTCCTCGCGTCGCTCGTCGCGCTCGCCGGCTGCGCGAACAGCCCCGACGACGACCTCCCGCTCACCTACGACGAAGCGCCGGTCTCCGAGCTCGGTCCGCTCGTCGACGGCATCCCGCCGAACGCCGAGCTGCCCGACGAGAGCAAGGCCGACGAGGTCTATCCCGCGCGCTTCGATCTGCTCGAGACGCAGACGCCGGTGCGCAACCAGGGCAGCCGCGGCGTGTGCTCGATCTTCGCGACCGCGGCGCTGATGGAGTCGCTCTACATCAGCGAGGGCACGATCACGAGCCCCGACTTCAGCGAGCAGTACCTGCAGTGGTCGGTGAAGACCGAGGTCGGCGCGTTCACCAACACCGACGGCTCGAGCGCGCAGCGCAACCTCGAGGCGATCAACCGCTTCGGCATCGTGGAAGAGTCGCTCTGGCCCTACGAGTCGCGCGGCTGGAGCACGACGCAGGATGCCGCGTGCACCGGTGAGAACCGCCCGGTGCGCTGCTGGACCAACGGCGAGCCGCCCGCCGCGGCGCGCGAGGGCATGCGCTGGCACCTGCCCGCGGGCCGCTGGATCCGCAGCACGCCGCGGAGCATCCAGGGCCACATGGTCACCAAGCGCACGCCGGTCGTCGTCGGCGGCGACTTCTTCTACCAGGCGTGGAACCACGGCGGCTCGATGCTGCCGACGAACGGCGAGAACTCGCGCCGCGGCATCGTGATGTCGCCGAACGACGCGGACATCGCGGACTCGCGCATGCGCCCGGCTGGTCACGCGTTCCTGCTCGTCGGCTGGGACTCGGAGATGGAAGTCCAGCGCCTCGACGGCGAGGGCAATCCGGTCGTCGACGCGATGGGCCGCCCGGTGATGGAGCGCGGCTTCTTCATGTTCAAGAACTCGTGGGGCACCACGCGCTTCGGCACCGAGGGCACGCAGCCCGACGGCTACGGCTGGATCTCGTTCCGCTACGTCGAGCAGTACCTCACGGCGTACGTCAGCGCGGTGCCCACGGTCCGCCTGCCTCCCGAGACCTGCAACAACACGAGCGACGACGATCGCGACGGTGCGATCGACTGCGAGGACAGCGACTGCGCGAGCGACCGCGCGTGCATGGACAGCACGAGCGAGACGACGCACTCGGCGATGCCGATGGTCGCGATCCCCGACAACACGCCGGCCGGCGTGAGCAGCGAGATCGTGGTGGCCGAGGCGGGCGCGATCAGCTCGCTCGCGGTGACCGTCGACATCACGCACACGTACCGCGGCGATCTGCAGGTGCGCCTCGAGCGCGACGGCCGCGTGGTCACGCTGCTCGATCGCGCGGGCGGCGCGGACGATCACGTGCAGCAGACGTTCAGCGTCGCCGACTTCAACGGCGTCGACGCGGCGGGCACGTGGCGCCTCGTGGTGGTCGACACGGCGAGCGCCGACGTGGGCACGCTGAGCTCGTGGAGCCTCGCGATCACGCGCTGCGAAGGCGCGAGCTGCGGCGGCACCGAGCAGACGCGCGAGCACTCGGCGACGCCGGCCGCGGCGATCCCCGACGACAGCACGAGCGGCGTGACCAGCGACATCGTGGTGAGCGACGCGGGAACGATCTCGCGCATGAGCGTGACGGTCGGCATCACGCACGAGTTCCCGATGGACCTCACGGTGCGCCTCTCGCGCGTCGGTGGTCGTGAGTTCGTGCTGCTGCGCGAAGCGTCGATCGACGCGGGCAGCTTCGAGCGCACGTTCGCGGTCGAGGGCTTCGTCGGCGAGAGCGTGACCGGCACGTGGCGCCTCACGGTGGTCGACGGCGCGCGCAACGACGTGGGCACGCTCGACCGCTGGTCGATGAGCGTCACGACGCGCTGA